The Daucus carota subsp. sativus chromosome 9, DH1 v3.0, whole genome shotgun sequence genome window below encodes:
- the LOC108202264 gene encoding uncharacterized protein LOC108202264: MKHMNGDLIKISDIFSFFMKSFVALCIIVSVSLVSYSAFWNHSQWHLCPDCQEQNFIATVTKFTQGPVSNETDISHVLFGIGGSAKTWNTRRHYSEVWWKSNVTRGFVWLDDAPDSTIKWPETSPPYRISEDTARFKYTSWYGSRSAIRIARIVKESYDLRLDGVRWFVLGDDDTVFFVENLLTVLRKYDHNQMYYIGGNSESVEQDLIHSYDMAYGGAGFAISYPLASELVRVLDGCIDRYASFYGSDQKIQGCISEIGVPLTKELGFHQVDLRGDAYGLLAAHPVAPLVSLHHLDYLQPIFPGLTRVGSVKKLVQPYNADPARILQPSFCYDLQKNWSVSIAWGYTVQLYPKLVTSKVMETAFRTFVSWRSWSHEPFTFNTRIMSSDPCQVPVIYFMDRVEASNETGQTVTRYVQAPKQGKLCERTEYTGAMNIQNVNVSADRLEPAIWNKAPRRQCCEIIEGGEEDLQVRVRDCQRWESVTPP; encoded by the exons ATGAAGCACATGAATGGAGATCTAATAAAAATCAGCGACATTTTCTCATTCTTCATGAAAAGTTTCGTAGCCCTGTGCATCATTGTTTCGGTTTCCCTTGTATCTTACTCCGCGTTCTGGAATCATTCTCAGTGGCATCTCTGCCCTGATTGCCAAGAACAAAATTTTATTGCAACGGTAACGAAATTTACACAAGGCCCCGTTTCCAATGAGACAGACATTTCCCATGTATTGTTTGGCATTGGAGGCTCCGCGAAAACGTGGAACACAAGGAGGCATTACTCTGAAGTGTGGTGGAAAAGTAACGTAACACGGGGTTTTGTATGGTTGGATGATGCTCCAGATAGTACTATCAAGTGGCCCGAGACCTCGCCGCCCTACAGGATATCAGAGGACACCGCGAGATTTAAATATACGAGCTGGTACGGGTCACGATCAGCTATACGGATAGCGAGGATTGTGAAAGAGAGTTATGATTTGAGGTTAGATGGTGTGAGGTGGTTTGTTCTAGGTGATGATGATACCGTGTTTTTCGTCGAAAATTTGCTGACAGTGTTGAGGAAATACGATCATAATCAGATGTATTACATTGGTGGCAACTCGGAGAGTGTGGAACAGGATTTGATACATTCGTATGATATGGCCTATGGCGGGGCTGGTTTCGCGATAAGTTATCCTTTGGCCTCGGAGCTTGTTAGGGTTTTAGACGGATGTATTGATCGGTATGCTTCGTTCTATGGATCTGATCAGAAAATTCAGGGCTGTATTAGTGAAATTGGAGTGCCTCTTACCAAAGAACTCGGCTTCCATCAG GTTGATTTAAGAGGTGATGCATATGGGCTTCTGGCAGCGCATCCAGTAGCGCCACTGGTGTCACTACACCATCTCGACTACTTGCAGCCAATATTTCCTGGATTAACGCGAGTGGGATCGGTGAAGAAACTCGTTCAACCATACAATGCCGATCCTGCTAGAATCCTGCAGCCTAGTTTCTGCTACGACTTGCAGAAAAATTGGTCTGTTTCAATTGCCTGGGGCTACACCGTGCAATTGTACCCAAAACTCGTAACGTCTAAAGTAATGGAAACAGCATTCCGGACCTTTGTATCATGGAGGAGCTGGAGTCATGAGCCCTTCACGTTTAACACTCGGATCATGAGCTCTGACCCCTGCCAAGTGCCCGTAATTTATTTCATGGATCGGGTTGAGGCTAGCAATGAAACAGGGCAAACCGTAACGCGGTATGTCCAGGCTCCTAAACAAGGCAAATTATGTGAGCGGACAGAATACACGGGTGCGATGAATATCCAAAATGTTAATGTCTCTGCTGACAGATTAGAACCTGCAATCTGGAATAAG GCACCACGTCGTCAGTGTTGCGAGATTATAGAGGGGGGAGAAGAAGATTTACAGGTCAGGGTGAGGGATTGCCAGCGATGGGAATCTGTGACACCACCGTGA
- the LOC108200668 gene encoding triose phosphate/phosphate translocator, chloroplastic encodes MASLANAMQFSIQRYQFPSGNKLFGARTSSSGLIPCKIQSVSSSLGFSPESFSPVGIPGKALKFSGWDHLLRRRGAVDFQVTKAAAADAGDHEIESVEGISKANPGFFEKYPALLTGFFFFTWYFLNVIFNILNKKVYNYFPYPYFVSVVHLLVGVVYCLISWTVGLPKRAPVNKELLGLLTPVAACHALGHVMSNVSFAAVAVSFTHTIKALEPFFNAAASQFILGQQIPLPLWLSLAPVVLGVSMASLTELSFNWLGFTSAMISNISFTYRSIYSKKAMTGMDSTNVYAYISIIALLFCLPPAILIEGPKLMQYGFQDAIAKVGLYKFLSDLFWIGMFYHLYNQVATNTLERVAPLTHAVGNVLKRVFVIGFSIIVFGNRISTQTGIGTAVAIAGVAIYSLIKANMEEEKRKAAKALSS; translated from the exons ATGGCTTCCTTAGCTAATGCCATGCAATTTTCGATTCAACGATATCAGTTTCCTTCTGGGAATAAACTTTTTGGTGCTAGAACTAGTTCTTCTGGTCTGATTCCATGCAAGATACAGTCAGTTTCATCATCATTAGGATTTTCCCCAGAGAGTTTTTCTCCGGTTGGGATACCTGGCAAGGCCTTGAAGTTTTCGGGATGGGATCATTTGTTGAGAAGGCGCGGTGCTGTTGATTTTCAGGTTACTAAAGCTGCAGCTGCAGATGCTGGTGATCATGAGATTGAAAGCGTTGAGGG GATTTCAAAGGCTAATCCGGGCTTTTTTGAGAAATATCCTGCTTTACTTACTGGATTCTTTTTCTTTACATG GTATTTCCTAAATGTAATATTCAACATCCTGAACAAGAAGGTCTACAACTATTTTCCGTATCCATA TTTTGTCTCAGTTGTCCACCTCCTAGTTGGTGTCGTGTATTGTCTTATTAGTTGGACAGTCGGTCTTCCAAAACGTGCA CCAGTTAATAAGGAACTTTTAGGCCTACTTACCCCGGTAGCAGCCTGCCATGCCCTTGGACATGTCATGTCTAATGTATCATTTGCAGCCGTGGCAGTGTCATTCACACATACAATAAAAG CCCTGGAGCCATTCTTTAATGCAGCTGCTTCTCAGTTCATTCTAGGCCAACAAATTCCGCTTCCCTTGTGGCTATCACTGGCCCCTGTCGTTCTAG GTGTCTCAATGGCATCACTGACTGAACTTTCTTTCAACTGGCTGGGATTTACTAGCGCCATGATTTCAAATATCTCGTTCACCTACCGGAGCATCTACTCTAAGAAAGCAATG ACAGGGATGGACAGTACCAACGTCTATGCTTACATCTCTATAATAGCCCTGTTGTTTTGCCTCCCTCCAGCAATACTT ATCGAGGGACCTAAGCTGATGCAATACGGGTTCCAGGATGCAATCGCCAAAGTAGGTCTATACAAATTCTTGTCTGATCTATTTTGGATCGGAATGTTCTACCATTTATACAATCAG GTCGCGACGAACACACTGGAAAGAGTTGCACCACTCACGCATGCTGTTGGAAATGTGTTGAAACGAGTCTTTGTGATCGGTTTCTCCATCATTGTATTTG GCAATAGGATCTCTACACAGACCGGAATTGGTACTGCAGTAGCAATCGCTGGTGTTGCCATTTACTCCTTAATAAAAGCAAACATGGAAGAAGAAAAACGG AAGGCTGCTAAAGCACTCTCATCGTAG
- the LOC108200500 gene encoding protein KTI12 homolog codes for MALVVICGQPCSGKSTAALLLAESLKESDLNPPVKIIDETSLHLDRNQSYANMIVEKNVRGVLRSEVDRSLNKDSIIIVDSLNNIKGYRYELWCLARAAGTRYCVVYCDVEEDYCRKWNEERREREEVGYNDKIFDDLVRRFEKPDSRNRWDSPLFELWPSRDGIEKTSTAIVDAVLYLTKRVDSKTRDVKVLQPTIATQGARFSEANSLYEMDKATQEVANAIVEAQSLAMGGNVNGLSLGPDIPTISLSRTVALPELRRIRRTFIKLTGQSSLSGAPPPSDANSTKRMFVDYLNRELGSG; via the coding sequence ATGGCATTGGTCGTAATCTGTGGGCAACCATGTAGTGGTAAGTCAACAGCTGCCCTCTTGCTTGCGGAATCTCTCAAGGAATCAGATTTGAATCCACCGGTTAAGATCATTGATGAAACTTCTTTGCATCTTGATCGTAACCAAAGCTACGCTAACATGATTGTTGAGAAGAACGTTAGGGGAGTGCTTAGGTCAGAAGTTGATAGATCTTTGAATAAGGATAGTATTATTATAGTGGATTCTTTGAACAACATTAAGGGTTATCGGTATGAGCTGTGGTGTTTGGCTCGTGCTGCAGGAACTAGATATTGTGTTGTTTATTGTGATGTTGAAGAAGATTACTGTAGAAAATGGAATGAAGAGCGCAGGGAGAGAGAGGAAGTTGGTTATAATGATAAGATATTCGATGATTTAGTGAGAAGATTCGAGAAGCCGGATAGTAGAAACCGATGGGATTCACCTTTGTTCGAGTTATGGCCATCGAGAGACGGAATAGAAAAAACTTCTACCGCTATTGTAGATGCTGTATTGTACTTGACCAAAAGAGTAGATTCTAAGACGAGGGATGTAAAGGTTTTGCAGCCGACCATAGCAACACAGGGTGCACGTTTTTCAGAGGCCAACTCCCTATACGAAATGGACAAAGCTACCCAGGAAGTCGCAAATGCCATAGTGGAAGCTCAGTCTTTGGCAATGGGAGGAAATGTGAATGGACTATCTCTTGGTCCAGACATACCAACCATCAGTCTCTCAAGAACAGTTGCCTTACCCGAACTACGCAGAATTAGACGGACTTTCATAAAGCTGACAGGGCAATCGAGCTTGAGCGGGGCACCTCCGCCCTCAGATGCCAACAGCACAAAAAGGATGTTTGTGGATTACTTAAACAGAGAATTGGGAAGTGGTTGA
- the LOC108200927 gene encoding uncharacterized protein LOC108200927 has product MKGLNGGTVRAKEEEEQEEGMSAHSPCKKSPSSSSSLHKEQSQVEVELKLLEALEIYPLVKLRGIHRHFVLFGLTEYLQRSFNRPFSPSEVLQLLDRFYNLEMLQPDDEDNEILNQEEEFSLPPSFFAKDEP; this is encoded by the exons atgaaGGGGTTGAATGGAGGGACAGTGAGAGCCAAGGAAGAAGAGGAGCAAGAGGAGGGCATGTCTGCACATTCCCCTTGCAAGAAATCtccctcttcttcttcatctctccACAAG GAGCAATCACAGGTTGAGGTGGAGCTGAAGCTGTTGGAAGCTCTGGAAATCTACCCTCTTGTCAAATTACGAG GTATACATCGTCACTTTGTTCTTTTTGGGCTGACTGAATATTTGCAGAGAAG CTTTAATAGGCCGTTCTCCCCTTCTGAGGTTCTGCAGTTGCTAGACCGTTTCTACAATCTGGAAATGCTG CAACCAGATGACGAGGATAATGAAATACTGAACCAAGAAGAAGAATTCTCCCTTCCGCCGAGTTTCTTTGCTAAGGATGAACCTTGA
- the LOC108201399 gene encoding 14-3-3-like protein GF14 iota, whose product MSSEKERETHVYMAKLAEQAERYEEMVDCMKKVATLDVELTVEERNLLSVGYKNVIGARRASWRIMSSIEQKEESKGNESNVKLIKGYRQKVEDELSNICHDILSIIDKNLVPASTSGEATVFYYKMKGDYYRYLAEFKTDQEKKDCSEQSMKGYEAASETANKELPSTHPIRLGLALNFSVFYYEIMNSPERACHLAKQAFDEAIAELDTLSEESYKDSTLIMQLLRDNLTLWTSDLPEDGGDDNAAKGEESKTETKDGSET is encoded by the exons ATGTCGTCGGAGAAAGAGAGGGAAACTCATGTCTACATGGCCAAGCTTGCCGAACAAGCCGAACGCTACGAAG AAATGGTGGACTGTATGAAGAAAGTTGCGACGCTTGATGTTGAGCTCACTGTCGAGGAGAGAAACCTGCTTTCGGTTGGGTACAAGAATGTGATTGGTGCCCGGAGAGCTTCTTGGCGCATAATGTCATCTATTGAGCAGAAGGAAGAGTCGAAAGGCAATGAGTCGAATGTTAAGCTGATCAAGGGCTACCGCCAGAAGGTGGAGGACGAGCTCTCCAACATCTGCCATGACATTCTTTCTATCATCGACAAGAATCTGGTTCCTGCTTCTACCTCTGGAGAAGCTACTGTGTTTTACTACAAGAT GAAAGGGGACTACTATCGCTATCTTGCTGAATTCAAGACGGACCAGGAAAAGAAAGATTGCTCCGAGCAATCCATGAAAGGCTACGAG GCTGCTTCTGAAACTGCCAATAAAGAACTCCCCTCAACGCATCCAATCCGTCTAGGGCTTGCTCTGAACTTCTCTGTCTTCTACTACGAGATCATGAATTCTCCTGAAAG GGCTTGCCATTTAGCGAAACAAGCTTTTGATGAGGCGATTGCTGAGCTCGACACCTTGAGTGAAGAATCCTACAAGGACAGCACTTTGATTATGCAACTGTTGAGAGACAATCTCACTCTGTGGACCTCTGATTTACCTGAGGATGGAG GCGACGACAATGCTGccaaaggagaagagtccaagACCGAAACCAAAGACGGTTCCGAG ACATAA
- the LOC108202643 gene encoding probable methyltransferase PMT4, translated as MGRSWFSKMSLIFGPRQPRSLLLLCAVCVLVLIGLLGPSSSSDSEPGITNARLDVYSNYRRLKEQTANDYLELRTLSSGAKQLKEFSLCGKEREDFVPCYNVTGNLLLGFKDGEEFDRHCEASGERQHCLVRPPNNYKTPLSWPAGRDIIWNANVKITKDQFLSSGSMTKRLMLLEENQIAFHSDDGLIVDGVKDYSHQIAEMIGLTSDLEFRHAGVHTVLDIGCGFGSFGAHLLSLNVMAVCMAAYELTGSQVQLSLERGLPAIIGNFISRQLPFPSLSYDMVHCAQCGISWDSKDGMFLIEVDRLLKPGGYFVLNSPAGRAKTSSVTRITLLTEKICWSLLAQEEDTFVWQKTADSQCYTSKLDTVPPCQDTHDVPSFYPPLAPCISGTASNRWIPIQNRSSSYPLKPAKLEIYEVHPEEFDEDLEYWRSALKNYWSLLTPLIFSDHPKRPGEEDPLPPYNMIRNVLDMNAHYGGLNAAFLEARISVWVMNVVPIRTQNTLPLILNQGFAGVYHDWCQSFPTYPRTYDMLHANGLLSHIDSVGCSLTDLLLEMDRILRPEGWVVLSDTLGPIEKARMLATQIRWEARVIDLQNGSDQRLLVCQKPFLRK; from the exons ATGGGGAGATCTTGGTTTAGCAAGATGTCGCTGATTTTCGGGCCAAGACAGCCACGGAGCTTGTTGCTACTTTGTGCTGTTTGTGTACTTGTGTTGATTGGATTGCTGGGACCGTCTTCTTCTAGTGATTCTGAACCGGGGATTACTAATGCTAGATTAGATGTTTACTCTAATTATAGAAGGTTGAAGGAACAAACAGCTAATGATTATTTGGAATTGAGGACTTTGTCGTCGGGAGCTAAGCAATTGAAGGAGTTTAGTCTTTGTGGTAAAGAAAGAGAGGATTTTGTACCGTGTTATAATGTGACGGGAAATTTGTTACTAGGATTTAAAGACGGGGAGGAGTTTGATCGACATTGTGAAGCATCTGGAGAAAGGCAACACTGTTTAGTTCGACCTCCTAACAATTATAAGACACCCCTGAGCTGGCCAGCTGGTAGAGACATTATATGGAATGCGAATGTGAAGATAACTAAAGATCAGTTTTTGTCTTCTGGAAGCATGACGAAAAG GTTAATGCTATTAGAGGAAAACCAGATTGCTTTCCATTCAGATGATGGTTTGATTGTTGATGGTGTCAAAGATTACTCCCACCAAATTGCAGAGATGATAGGATTGACAAGTGATTTGGAATTCCGTCATGCTGGT GTGCACACAGTTTTAGATATTGGCTGTGGGTTTGGAAGCTTTGGCGCCCACTTGCTTTCCTTAAATGTAATGGCAGTCTGTATGGCAGCATACGAGTTAACTGGTAGCCAAGTCCAGTTATCCCTTGAAAGAGGTCTTCCTGCAATTATTGGCAACTTTATTTCAAGACAGCTTCCATTTCCATCACTGTCATACGACATGGTTCACTGCGCTCAATGTGGTATATCTTGGGATAGCAAAG aTGGCATGTTTCTTATCGAAGTGGACCGGCTACTAAAGCCTGGAGGCTACTTTGTTTTAAACTCGCCAGCAGGCAGGGCGAAAACAAGTTCTGTTACGCGAATCACATTGTTGACTGAGAAAATTTGTTGGAGCCTTTTAGCTCAAGAAGAAGATACTTTTGTCTGGCAAAAAACAGCAGATTCTCAATGTTATACAAG CAAATTGGATACTGTACCCCCTTGTCAGGACACACATGATGTTCCATCATTTTATCCGCCACTCGCACCTTGTATAAGTGGTACTGCTAGTAATCGTTGGATTCCGATTCAGAACAGGTCATCTAGCTACCCATTAAAGCCTGCCAAGCTAGAAATTTAT GAAGTTCATCCTGAAGAATTTGATGAAGACTTAGAGTACTGGAGATCAGCACTGAAAAATTATTGGTCATTGTTAACCCCATTAATATTCTCAGATCATCCAAAGAGGCCAGGTGAAGAAGATCCACTACCTCCGTATAATATGATTAGGAATGTACTAGACATGAATGCTCATTATGGGGGTTTGAATGCTGCATTTCTGGAAGCTCGAATATCAGTATGGGTGATGAATGTTGTTCCCATTAGAACGCAAAATACACTTCCCTTAATACTCAATCAAGGTTTTGCTGGTGTTTATCATGACTG GTGCCAATCATTTCCTACCTATCCACGGACCTATGACATGCTTCACGCGAATGGACTCCTCTCACACATTGATTCAGTAGGATGCAGTTTAACGGACCTACTTCTAGAAATGGATCGAATTTTGCGCCCTGAA GGCTGGGTAGTTCTTTCAGATACGTTGGGGCCTATAGAGAAAGCCCGCATGCTCGCTACACAAATTCGGTGGGAAGCAAGGGTGATTGATCTCCAGAACGGCAGTGACCAACGTTTACTTGTTTGCCAAAAGCCATTTTTGAGAAAATGA